One window of Chionomys nivalis chromosome 18, mChiNiv1.1, whole genome shotgun sequence genomic DNA carries:
- the Cd53 gene encoding leukocyte surface antigen CD53 yields the protein MGMSSLKLLKYVLFIFNLLFWVCGCCILGFGIYLLVQNTYGVLFRNLPFLTLGNVLVIVGSIIMVVAFLGCMGSIKENKCLLMSFFVLLMIILLAEVALAILLFVYEQKLSNLVAEGLNDSIQHYHTDNSTMAAWDFIQSHLHCCGVNSSSDWTGGPPSSCPTGADVQGCYNKAKQWFHSNFLYIGIITICVCVIQVLGMSFALTLNCQIDKTSQALGL from the exons ATGGGCATGAGCAGCCTGAAATTGCTGAAATATGtcctctttatttttaacttgctCTTTTGG GTCTGTGGCTGCTGCATTTTGGGTTTTGGTATCTACCTCTTGGTCCAAAACACCTATGGAGTGCTCTTCCGTAACCTTCCCTTCCTGACACTGGGCAATGTACTCGTCATCGTGGGTTCCATTATCATGGTAGTTGCCTTCTTGGGCTGCATGGGCTCAATCAAGGAAAACAAGTGCCTGCTTATGTCG TTCTTTGTTCTGCTGATGATTATTCTCCTTGCTGAGGTGGCCTTAGCCATCCTGCTCTTTGTGTATGAGCAAAAG CTGAGCAACTTAGTGGCTGAGGGCCTGAATGACAGCATTCAACATTATCACACGGACAATAGCACCATGGCAGCCTGGGACTTCATCCAGTCACAT CTGCATTGCTGTGGTGTAAATAGCTCAAGTGATTGGACTGGTGGTCCACCGTCTTCGTGCCCAACAGGTGCAGATGTTCAG GGTTGCTACAATAAAGCAAAACAGTGGTTTCACTCCAATTTCTTATATATTGGAATCATTaccatctgtgtatgtgtgatacaG gtgctgggaatgtCCTTTGCTCTGACACTGAACTGCCAGATTGACAAAACCAGCCAGGCCTTAGGGCTCTGA